The following proteins are co-located in the Telopea speciosissima isolate NSW1024214 ecotype Mountain lineage chromosome 9, Tspe_v1, whole genome shotgun sequence genome:
- the LOC122640531 gene encoding ABC transporter C family member 3-like isoform X6, which produces MSYYDSVLHGISMFIPPSSSLMSSDTVLFLKPIFLHGFSASSHLVLLLALSIHWVWKRHTTPKHEASVQGLKHTPLYYQSTLLACLGLFIFNLLFCALNYFFWYKNGWSNENLVTQLDFVLRTFAWFAIFSYLYSQFRPNELRFPILLRIWGGFFFLLSCSCLVIDAVSYKKHQFLPKQSWISDMVSVFAGLFFCYAGFRSKERGDARLREPLLKGSIDRANGERTGKSITGTYSTANFLSILTFSWLGPLLAVGKNKTLDLEDVPQLATSDSVKGVFAVFRNKLESNGGSGGDSTGRDQITTLKLVKALILSAWVEILLSGVLALIYTFASYAGPYLIDSFVQYLNSRHQDKSKGYMLVSMFFLSKLVECFSQRHWIFRLQQVGIKAHAGLVAMIYKKGIELSNISRQGHSSGEIINFMSVDAGRIDDFAWYMHDLWMVPVQVALGLLILYKSLGLASIVALVATIIVMLANLPLGTLQEKFQKKLMGSKDQRMKATSEILKNMRILKLQGWEMKFLAKIVELRRAETGWLKKYVYTAAMITSLYWGAPTFISVVTFGACMLLGIPLESGKILTALATFNILKMPIYSLPGTISMVVQTKVSLDRIASFLRLDDLQADVVQKLPVGSSEIAIEVINGNFSWDPHSSIFTLKELNFQVYHGTRVAICGPVGSGKSSLLLCILGEMHKEFGTLKLSGTKAYVAQSSWIQSGKIVENILFGKEMDIERYDKVLEACSLKIDLELLPFGDQTLIGERGINLSGGQKQRIQIARALYQGAEIYLFDDPFSAVDAHTGSHLFKECLLGHLGSKTVIYVTHQVEFLPSADLILVMRDGRITQAGKYEEILSSGTDFMELVGAHKKALTTLDSMDCGASSENLVTSEEEGNTGYSENTFQEEEEKQELINAKVEQVSQPERQLVQEEEREKGRVDLSVYWKYLTTAHKGALVPLILVAQIFFQLLQIASNYWMAWATPISKDVKPHVTGSTLIFVYVILALGSSLFVLARSTLTATAGYKTATLLFNKIHLCIFRAPMSFFDSTPSGRILNRASTDQSAVDMSIPFQMGGIAFAMIRLLGIIAIMSQIAWQVCIVFIPIIAICMWYQQYYITTARELARLVGVCKAPVIQHFAESISGSTTIRSFDQEPRFMEMNLKLIDCYSRPKFYNAGAMEWLSFRLDLLSSLTFALFLVFLIAMPEGVADPGIVGLAVTYALTLNMLQVSFIWNLCKIENNIISVERILQYTCIPSEPPLVIEVNRPDHDWPSHGKVDIVNLQVRYAPHLPLVLRGLTCTFPGGMKTGIVGRTGSGKSTLIQAIFRIVEPAAGHIVIDGVDISKIGLYDLRSRLSIIPQDPTMFEGTVRNNLDPLEEHTDEQIWEALDRCQLGDEVRKKEGKLDFAVTENGENWSMGERQLVCLGRALLKRSKVLVLDEATASVDTATDNLIQNTLRQQFSESTVITIAHRITSILDSDMVLLLDNGLIVEYDSPSKLLENRSSSFTKLVAEYAQR; this is translated from the exons ATGTCTTATTATGATTCAGTACTCCATGGTATTTCAATGTTCATTCCGCCATCTTCCTCGTTAATGTCCTCCGATACCGTTCTATTCCTTAAGCCCATCTTTCTTCATGGGTTTTCCGCTTCTTCTCACCTTGTTTTGTTACTAGCATTGTCCATTCACTGGGTGTGGAAGAGACATACGACGCCCAAACACGAAGCTTCAGTACAGGGGTTGAAGCACACGCCTTTGTACTATCAATCGACCCTTTTGGCCTGTTTGGGTCTGTTTATCTTTAATCTTCTGTTTTGCGCTTTAAACTACTTCTTCTGGTATAAAAATGGTTGGTCTAATGAAAATCTTGTGACCCAATTAGATTTTGTACTCAGAACATTTGCTTGGTTTGCAATCTTTTCTTACTTGTATTCCCAATTTCGTCCAAATGAGCTGAGGTTTCCCATCCTTCTAAGAATTTGGGGgggcttcttcttcctactgTCTTGTTCCTGTCTAGTCATTGACGCTGTCTCGTATAAGAAACATCAATTCTTACCAAAGCAGTCTTGGATTTCCGATATGGTCTCTGTTTTTGCTGGCTTGTTCTTCTGTTATGCTGGATTCCGTAGCAAGGAAAGAGGAGATGCCCGTCTACGGGAGCCTCTGTTGAAAGGTAGTATCGATAGAGCGAATGGTGAGAGGACGGGCAAGAGTATTACCGGTACTTACTCAACTGCCAATTTTCTTAGCATTCTAACCTTCTCTTGGTTGGGGCCTTTGCTTGCGGTTGGGAAAAACAAAACACTAGACCTTGAAGATGTTCCTCAGCTTGCCACCAGTGACTCTGTTAAAGGAGTCTTCGCAGTTTTCAGAAATAAGCTCGAATCAaatggtggcagtggtggtgataGTACTGGTCGTGATCAAATAACCACACTCAAGCTGGTGAAGGCATTGATACTTTCAGCATGGGTAGAAATTTTATTGAGTGGTGTATTGGCCCTTATATATACATTTGCTTCTTATGCTGGACCATATCTCATTGACAGCTTTGTTCAATATCTCAATAGCCGTCACCAAGATAAAAGCAAAGGCTACATGTTGGTTTCCatgtttttcctttcaaagcTTGTAGAGTGCTTCTCGCAAAGGCACTGGATTTTTAGGTTGCAACAAGTGGGGATTAAAGCTCATGCTGGCTTGGTTGCAATGATCTACAAGAAGGGTATCGAACTTTCAAACATATCAAGGCAGGGACACAGTAGTGGGGAGATCATTAATTTCATGAGTGTTGATGCAGGGAGGATTGATGACTTTGCCTGGTATATGCACGACCTATGGATGGTTCCTGTTCAAGTTGCATTGGGACTACTGATCTTGTACAAGAGCCTTGGGCTCGCTTCGATTGTGGCTTTAGTTGCCACAATAATAGTGATGCTGGCAAATCTTCCACTGGGAACATTGCAAGAGAAGTTCCAAAAGAAATTAATGGGTTCAAAAGATCAAAGGATGAAGGCAACATCTGAGATCTTGAAGAATATGAGGATCCTGAAGCTTCAGGGCTGGGAGATGAAATTCTTGGCTAAGATAGTTGAGCTCCGGAGGGCAGAGACAGGATGGTTGAAGAAATATGTTTATACAGCAGCTATGATAACTTCATTATATTGGGGTGCCCCCACATTTATATCTGTGGTCACTTTTGGGGCTTGTATGTTACTGGGAATCCCTCTAGAGTCAGGGAAGATTCTGACTGCACTAGCAACGTTCAACATTTTGAAAATGCCAATTTATAGTCTCCCAGGCACAATCTCAATGGTAGTTCAAACAAAAGTTTCCCTTGATAGGATTGCCTCATTCCTCCGTCTTGATGACCTGCAGGCTGATGTAGTACAAAAGCTTCCTGTTGGTAGTTCTGAGATTGCAATTGAGGTAATCAATGGGAATTTTTCTTGGGACCCCCATTCCTCTATTTTCACATTGAAAGAGTTGAATTTCCAAGTGTACCATGGTACAAGGGTGGCTATCTGTGGTCCTGTTGGCTCAGGCAAGTCAAGCTTGCTTTTGTGCATATTGGGGGAAATGCATAAAGAGTTTGGGACTCTTAAGTTAAGTGGGACAAAGGCTTATGTTGCACAATCATCTTGGATACAGAGTGGCAAAATAGTAGAGAATATATTGTTTGGTAAGGAGATGGACATTGAGAGGTATGATAAAGTTCTAGAAGCATGTTCATTGAAGATTGACCTAGAACTTTTGCCCTTTGGAGATCAAACTCTTATAGGGGAGAGGGGCATCAACTTAAGTGGTGGGCAGAAGCAAAGAATTCAGATTGCACGTGCTTTATATCAGGGTGCTGAAATTTATTTGTTTGATGATCCTTTTAGTGCTGTGGATGCTCATACAGGAAGTCATCTCTTCAAG GAGTGTTTACTTGGGCATCTGGGTTCAAAAACTGTGATTTACGTGACCCATCAAGTAGAATTTTTACCTTCTGCGGATCTGATCCTG GTTATGAGAGATGGAAGGATTACTCAAGCAGGAAAGTATGAAGAGATTCTCAGTTCAGGAACTGACTTTATGGAACTAGTTGGTGCACATAAGAAAGCTTTGACAACCCTTGATTCTATGGATTGTGGGGCTTCTTCAGAAAATTTAGTTACTAGTGAGGAAGAGGGTAATACAGGGTATTCTGAGAATacctttcaagaagaagaggagaagcagGAACTGATAAATGCTAAAGTTGAACAAGTAAGTCAACCAGAAAGGCAGCTTgtccaagaagaagagagagagaaaggcagGGTTGATCTATCGGTTTATTGGAAATATCTAACGACAGCACACAAAGGAGCACTTGTTCCACTGATATTGGTGGCACAAATTTTCTTTCAGCTCCTCCAAATTGCAAGCAATTATTGGATGGCGTGGGCAACTCCCATTTCAAAGGATGTGAAACCTCATGTTACCGGCTCTACACTCATTTTTGTCTATGTTATTTTGGCCCTTGGAAGCTCTCTTTTTGTACTTGCAAGATCCACGCTAACTGCAACTGCTGGATACAAGACAGCCACACTGCTCTTCAACAAAATACATTTGTGCATATTCCGTGCCCCCATGTCATTTTTCGATTCTACTCCAAGTGGACGGATTCTCAACCGG GCTTCTACAGATCAAAGTGCAGTTGATATGTCTATTCCTTTTCAAATGGGGGGAATTGCCTTCGCAATGATACGACTCTTGGGAATAATTGCAATAATGTCGCAGATTGCTTGGCAAGTTTGCATTGTTTTTATTCCTATAATTGCGATTTGCATGTGGTACCAG CAATACTACATAACTACGGCACGAGAACTTGCACGGCTTGTTGGAGTATGCAAAGCTCCAGTTATACAACACTTTGCTGAATCTATTTCAGGATCGACAACAATCAGGAGCTTTGATCAGGAACCTAGATTCATGGAGATGAATCTCAAGCTGATAGATTGTTATTCTCGGCCCAAATTTTATAATGCTGGTGCAATGGAGTGGTTAAGCTTCCGCTTGGATCTATTATCATCCCTcacatttgccttatttttggttttcttgattGCAATGCCGGAGGGAGTAGCTGATCCTG GCATTGTGGGTTTAGCAGTGACATATGCACTAACTTTGAATATGCTACAAGTCTCGTTCATATGGAATCTCTGCAAGATTGAGAACAATATTATTTCTGTTGAGAGAATACTTCAATACACATGCATCCCTAGTGAACCTCCTCTTGTGATAGAGGTGAATAGGCCTGATCATGATTGGCCATCTCATGGGAAAGTTGATATTGTTAATTTGCAG GTCCGTTATGCCCCACACCTTCCTCTTGTATTGCGGGGTCTCACTTGCACTTTTCCTGGAGGGATGAAGACTGGCATTGTTGGACGAACAGGTAGTGGTAAATCAACTCTCATTCAAGCAATCTTTCGCATTGTAGAACCTGCAGCTGGTCACATTGTGATAGATGGCGTTGACATCTCCAAGATTGGACTCTATGACTTGCGGTCAAGGTTAAGTATTATTCCACAAGACCCAACCATGTTTGAAGGGACTGTGAGGAACAATCTAGATCCGCTTGAAGAGCACACAGATGAACAGATTTGGGAG GCTCTAGATAGGTGCCAGCTTGGAGACGAAGTTAGgaaaaaggaagggaagcttGATTTTGCAG TGACTGAGAATGGAGAGAATTGGAGCATGGGCGAGAGGCAGTTAGTGTGTTTAGGCCGGGCGCTACTCAAGAGAAGCAAAGTCTTGGTGCTTGACGAAGCTACTGCTTCGGTGGATACTGCGACTGATAACCTCATTCAGAATACACTTAGGCAACAGTTCTCGGAGTCTACGGTTATCACGATTGCACATAGGATAACATCTATTCTAGATAGTGATATGGTCCTACTTCTTGACAATG GCCTTATCGTAGAATATGACTCTCCGTCCAAATTACTAGAGAACAGGTCATCATCATTTACAAAGCTTGTGGCCGAGTATGCTCAGAGGTGA
- the LOC122639558 gene encoding stress-associated endoplasmic reticulum protein 2-like: MTTSRRLADRKVVKFQKNITKRGSVPETSVKKGYDYPVGPIVLGFFVFVVIGSSLFQIIRMATSGGMA; encoded by the exons atg ACTACCTCTAGGCGCCTTGCAGACAGAAAAGTGgtgaaatttcagaaaaatatCACAAAGAGGGGATCAGTTCCTGAAACCTCAGTGAAGAAAGGATATGATTACCCAGTTGGGCCAATTGTgcttgggttttttgttttcgtGGTCATTGGATCAT CCCTGTTTCAGATTATAAGGATGGCTACAAGTGGTGGGATGGCCTGA
- the LOC122640713 gene encoding uncharacterized protein LOC122640713, translated as MECNIEEAVRAKETAEKKFAENDFAGAKKYAIKAQKLNPGLEGISQMLATFDVYVASQVQINGETDFYSILGLNPVADDDTVKKQYRKLAVMLHPDKNRTVGAEGAFKLVSDAWTLLSDNVKRTSYDLRRNRQSTTVVNPTNSAVQNTKVKGCLKSNKSKLRTFWTVCTSCRVQYEYLRKYVNKRLSCKNCRRTFVAVETVKPPETSPIPFCSWSVLPENVHGSHGFNGLTYIPASTIVFTGTGFGGFHSGVGYEYPNMAFQWSPFPGTPAAGFAGVHGPTTGVPSPSPAPSAGSVHQSSSNNVKRHGEKIKAAAAAAAAAKDKDLTENGSAMGAKASIELTTSAKSDRHEKKRKTNEGTSMNGYQEEKRTRTVISETKTANGVGNLTQDAKKFPSTGEAPNRRCSAAPAFDARQLLIDKARTEIRKKLEEMKSAAAAAAAKPSENSKAQLPARGNADQGDCADESQTNQPGPGSISISVPDPDFHDFDKDRLEECFKPKQVWAMYDEEDGMPRLYCLVRQVISVKPFKIRITRLNSKSDSEFGLVNWVDSGFVKSCGHFRAWDTEDVELVNIFSHILPHGAKAGRGGCIRIFPKRGDIWAVYRNWSPDWNRTTPDEVRHQYEMVEVLDDYNEELGICVTPLIKLDGFKTVYQKNSDQKAVQWIPRREMLRFSHQVPSWLLQGEVSTNLPVGCWDLDPAATPEELLHGAGLMETRTIDDKPEPVQTNWICEM; from the coding sequence ATGGAGTGCAATATAGAGGAAGCTGTTAGAGCTAAGGAGACTGCTGAGAAGAAATTCGCCGAGAATGATTTTGCAGGTGCGAAGAAATACGCAATTAAGGCCCAAAAATTGAATCCTGGATTGGAGGGCATCTCTCAAATGCTAGCCACCTTTGATGTTTATGTTGCTTCTCAGGTTCAGATTAATGGTGAAACTGATTTTTATTCGATCCTTGGATTGAACCCAGTAGCAGATGATGATACTGTTAAGAAACAGTATAGGAAATTGGCAGTGATGCTTCACCCCGACAAGAACAGAACTGTGGGAGCTGAAGGAGCATTCAAGCTTGTGTCAGATGCGTGGACACTGTTATCAGACAATGTTAAAAGGACTTCATATGATCTCAGGAGAAACAGGCAATCCACAACTGTGGTTAATCCCACCAACTCTGCAGTTCAGAACACCAAGGTTAAGGGGTGTTTGAAGTCCAACAAGTCGAAGCTTCGAACTTTCTGGACTGTGTGCACTTCATGTCGAGTGCAGTACGAGTATCTCCGTAAGTATGTGAACAAGAGACTCTCTTGTAAGAACTGCCGGAGAACCTTTGTGGCTGTAGAGACAGTGAAACCTCCGGAAACCAGTCCGATCCCTTTCTGTTCTTGGTCAGTTTTGCCTGAGAATGTCCATGGAAGTCACGGGTTCAATGGGTTGACATATATTCCGGCTAGCACCATTGTTTTCACGGGAACTGGGTTCGGGGGATTCCATTCTGGTGTGGGCTACGAGTATCCTAATATGGCTTTCCAGTGGAGTCCTTTCCCTGGAACCCCTGCTGCTGGGTTTGCAGGCGTTCATGGACCAACAACAGGTgttccttctccatctccagCTCCATCCGCTGGTAGTGTTCATCAGTCCAGCAGCAACAATGTCAAAAGACAcggagagaagatcaaggcagcagcagcagcagcagcagcagccaagGACAAAGATCTTACAGAGAATGGCAGTGCAATGGGCGCTAAGGCTTCCATTGAACTTACAACCTCTGCTAAAAGTGATAGGcatgagaagaaaaggaagaccaATGAAGGAACTTCCATGAACGGGTaccaagaagaaaagaggaccAGAACTGTGATTTCAGAAACAAAAACGGCCAATGGGGTAGGAAACCTCACACAGGATGCGAAGAAGTTCCCTAGCACAGGTGAGGCTCCAAATAGACGTTGCTCGGCTGCGCCGGCATTTGATGCTCGGCAGCTGCTCATTGACAAGGCTAGGACAGAAATCCGAAAGAAATTGGAAGAGATGAAATCcgctgcagcagcagcagcagctaaGCCAAGTGAGAACTCCAAAGCCCAGTTACCTGCGAGGGGTAATGCTGATCAGGGTGATTGTGCTGATGAATCACAGACAAACCAACCTGGACCTGGGTCCATCTCTATAAGTGTTCCTGACCCAGACTTTCATGACTTCGACAAGGACAGATTGGAGGAATGCTTCAAGCCGAAACAGGTATGGGCCATgtatgatgaagaagatggcaTGCCTCGCTTGTACTGTCTGGTCCGCCAGGTTATCTCAGTGAAACCATTCAAGATTCGCATCACTCGCTTGAACTCTAAATCCGACAGTGAATTTGGGTTGGTGAATTGGGTGGATTCTGGGTTCGTCAAATCTTGTGGACATTTCAGGGCATGGGATACGGAAGATGTTGAGTTGGTTAACATCTTCTCCCATATCCTCCCCCATGGAGCCAAAGCTGGCAGGGGAGGTTGCATTCGGATTTTCCCCAAGAGAGGTGACATCTGGGCTGTTTACCGGAATTGGTCTCCGGATTGGAATCGCACAACCCCAGACGAAGTGAGGCACCAGTATGAGATGGTGGAGGTTCTCGATGACTACAACGAAGAGCTGGGCATCTGTGTTACTCCACTCATCAAATTGGATGGATTCAAGACAGTATATCAGAAGAATAGTGATCAGAAAGCAGTCCAGTGGATTCCTCGCAGAGAGATGTTGCGGTTTTCACACCAGGTACCGTCATGGCTGCTTCAAGGAGAAGTCAGTACTAATCTTCCTGTTGGATGCTGGGATCTGGACCCAGCTGCGACCCCGGAAGAGCTGCTTCATGGTGCAGGTCTAATGGAAACAAGGACTATTGATGATAAACCTGAACCTGTTCAGACGAATTGGATTTGTGAaatgtag